The Oleidesulfovibrio alaskensis DSM 16109 genome has a segment encoding these proteins:
- a CDS encoding acyltransferase family protein, with product MRYRADIDGLRAVAVAAVLLYHFEVGALAGGFLGVDVFFVISGFLITGIILPAVQNNTFTFSGFYKKRVLRIFPLFAVVLACCFAAGMLILSLKEFRQFSQDAAYAALGVSNIHFFLHTGYFDLAAKAKPLLHTWSLGVEEQFYFCLPVLLVMLRARSVRFRAAVLGGLAACSLTAMLVTGRTAPDAAFYLLPFRAWELLAGALLALHTGAVHAGRGSLALRQAVSLGGAALIGSGMVYATPAMHPGWVTLLPVAGTCAVIWGAHDSRTLVNRLLSLSAMRFTGRISYSLYLWHWPVLVFGVMLGGPLTPQRTAVMLMFCVVLSWLSWRYVEQPARHSERLLSGWRPVQVFVPVLLLLVAAGITGFATKGLPQRLTAQGRQMETLRAFKNTDVQPEKLTVAAMTPLGGGSGHPDFIVWGDSHAEHLYPLFVRLAQRYGLHGLMATHSNTIPSLNVQLGEQYDAAVQFNRKMLEVVRATGVRHVILAARWQGYLAARMLQDGSPVPPDRTAGAVFASVGQLTADLRAMGCTVWLVEDVPGHAFSALDELQRPLRPSNAGEFESTAAAAADKGRAVVERFLDGQAAAGVQVVRTRALFLSGDRYLAVRGGVPLYRDTNHLSAPGALLLEGALWPALAQIGTDRVVAHRTAPVLAPQNSRP from the coding sequence TTGCGCTACAGAGCGGATATCGACGGTCTGCGGGCCGTGGCTGTGGCTGCTGTTCTTTTGTATCATTTTGAGGTGGGGGCGTTGGCCGGGGGATTTCTGGGGGTGGATGTTTTTTTTGTGATCTCCGGATTTCTGATTACCGGCATTATCCTGCCCGCCGTGCAGAACAACACTTTCACCTTTTCCGGTTTTTACAAAAAGCGCGTGCTGCGTATTTTTCCTTTGTTTGCCGTGGTGCTGGCGTGCTGTTTTGCTGCCGGCATGCTTATTCTCAGCCTCAAGGAATTCCGGCAGTTTTCGCAGGATGCGGCGTATGCAGCGCTGGGCGTTTCCAATATCCATTTTTTTCTGCACACCGGTTATTTTGACTTGGCAGCAAAAGCGAAGCCGCTGCTGCATACCTGGTCGCTGGGTGTGGAAGAACAATTCTACTTCTGTCTGCCCGTGCTGCTTGTCATGCTGCGTGCGCGCAGCGTCCGCTTCCGGGCTGCGGTTCTGGGGGGGCTTGCGGCCTGCTCGCTGACCGCCATGCTCGTCACGGGACGTACAGCGCCGGACGCGGCGTTCTATCTGCTGCCGTTCAGAGCGTGGGAGCTGCTGGCAGGGGCCTTGCTGGCACTGCATACGGGGGCGGTTCATGCAGGACGCGGCAGCTTGGCGCTGCGTCAGGCCGTTTCGCTGGGCGGGGCGGCGCTCATAGGCTCCGGCATGGTGTACGCCACCCCCGCCATGCATCCCGGCTGGGTGACGCTGCTGCCTGTGGCGGGCACATGTGCTGTCATCTGGGGAGCACATGACAGCCGCACGCTGGTGAACAGACTTCTGTCGCTTTCTGCCATGCGGTTTACTGGCCGTATTTCCTATTCACTGTATCTGTGGCACTGGCCTGTGCTTGTTTTCGGTGTGATGCTGGGAGGGCCGCTCACACCGCAGCGTACGGCGGTCATGCTGATGTTCTGCGTGGTGCTTTCGTGGCTTTCATGGCGTTATGTGGAGCAGCCGGCACGACACAGCGAGCGCCTGCTGTCCGGCTGGCGTCCGGTACAGGTGTTTGTTCCCGTGTTGCTGCTGCTGGTGGCCGCGGGCATAACCGGCTTTGCCACCAAGGGGCTGCCGCAGCGGCTCACAGCACAGGGACGGCAGATGGAAACGCTGCGGGCATTTAAAAATACCGATGTGCAGCCGGAAAAACTGACTGTTGCCGCCATGACGCCGCTGGGCGGAGGCAGCGGACACCCGGACTTTATCGTGTGGGGTGACAGCCATGCGGAGCACCTGTATCCGCTGTTTGTCCGTCTGGCACAGCGGTACGGTCTGCACGGGCTGATGGCCACCCATTCCAACACCATACCCTCGCTGAATGTGCAGCTGGGCGAACAGTACGACGCCGCAGTGCAGTTTAACAGAAAAATGCTGGAGGTGGTGCGCGCCACGGGTGTGCGCCATGTGATTCTGGCTGCCCGCTGGCAGGGCTATCTTGCAGCGCGCATGTTGCAGGACGGCAGCCCCGTGCCGCCGGACAGAACCGCCGGTGCGGTGTTTGCCTCGGTCGGGCAGCTGACGGCAGACCTGCGCGCCATGGGCTGTACCGTGTGGCTGGTGGAGGATGTGCCCGGCCACGCCTTTTCTGCGCTGGATGAATTGCAGAGGCCGCTGCGGCCCAGCAATGCCGGTGAATTTGAGTCAACCGCAGCCGCTGCAGCCGATAAAGGGCGTGCCGTTGTCGAGCGGTTTCTCGATGGGCAGGCGGCAGCGGGAGTGCAGGTTGTCCGCACACGCGCTCTCTTTCTGTCCGGTGACCGCTATCTGGCTGTACGCGGCGGTGTGCCGCTGTACAGGGATACAAATCACCTGAGCGCCCCCGGTGCCCTGCTGCTTGAAGGAGCGCTGTGGCCTGCGCTGGCACAGATAGGGACCGACCGTGTTGTGGCGCACCGCACGGCACCTGTCCTTGCCCCGCAGAACTCCCGCCCGTGA
- the zupT gene encoding zinc transporter ZupT encodes MFATQDILFAFGLTLFAGLCTGIGSALAFFTQKTNTKVLSVALGFSAGVMLYVSFVEILSKAQDALTASLGNVAGAWATVASFFGGIGFIALIDYFVPSEENPHEVQKVEAMDDQCEAARFKKLYRMGIFTALAIGIHNFPEGLATFTAALTDPQLGVAIAVAIAIHNIPEGIAVSIPVFYATGDRRLAFRLSFLSGLSEPVGALVGYLLLMPFFSDTVFGVLFAGVAGIMVFISLDELLPTAKEYGEHHLSIAGVVAGMAVMALSLLLFI; translated from the coding sequence ATGTTTGCTACCCAAGATATTCTGTTCGCCTTCGGCCTGACGCTGTTTGCCGGTCTGTGTACCGGCATCGGCAGCGCTCTGGCGTTTTTTACCCAGAAAACCAATACAAAGGTGCTGTCTGTGGCACTGGGGTTTTCGGCGGGTGTCATGCTGTACGTTTCTTTTGTGGAAATTCTGTCCAAAGCGCAGGATGCCCTGACGGCATCTCTGGGCAATGTGGCCGGTGCGTGGGCAACTGTGGCTTCGTTTTTCGGGGGCATCGGGTTCATTGCGCTTATCGACTATTTTGTGCCGTCGGAAGAAAACCCCCACGAGGTGCAGAAAGTTGAGGCCATGGACGACCAATGTGAGGCAGCGCGTTTTAAAAAGCTGTACCGCATGGGAATCTTCACTGCCCTTGCCATCGGTATTCACAACTTTCCCGAAGGGCTGGCAACGTTTACAGCGGCCCTGACCGATCCCCAGCTGGGTGTGGCCATTGCCGTGGCCATTGCCATTCACAACATACCGGAAGGCATTGCTGTCTCCATACCCGTCTTTTATGCCACCGGTGACCGCAGGCTGGCGTTCAGGCTGTCGTTTCTGTCGGGGCTTTCAGAGCCTGTGGGCGCGCTGGTGGGCTATCTGCTGCTGATGCCGTTTTTTTCAGATACGGTCTTCGGCGTGCTGTTTGCGGGTGTTGCAGGTATAATGGTGTTCATTTCGCTGGATGAACTGCTGCCTACGGCAAAGGAATACGGCGAGCATCATCTTTCCATTGCCGGTGTTGTGGCCGGTATGGCTGTTATGGCGCTCAGCCTGCTGCTGTTTATCTGA
- a CDS encoding type II toxin-antitoxin system HicB family antitoxin, whose product MENHYAALLPAMEGGYLVRFAECPRAFTYGEDLADALENAADVLALEAQVRAEEQREMPPAASFEEVVAFAAASMQEDGIDRSRDFLVRAVPVCGAPA is encoded by the coding sequence ATGGAAAACCATTACGCAGCACTTCTGCCCGCTATGGAAGGTGGCTATCTTGTCCGGTTCGCGGAGTGTCCACGGGCTTTTACATACGGGGAGGACCTTGCTGACGCACTTGAAAACGCAGCCGATGTACTTGCTCTTGAGGCTCAGGTCCGGGCTGAGGAACAACGCGAAATGCCCCCTGCCGCCTCCTTCGAAGAGGTTGTGGCATTTGCCGCTGCAAGTATGCAAGAAGACGGTATAGACCGCTCACGGGACTTTCTGGTGAGAGCGGTACCGGTTTGCGGAGCCCCTGCATAA